TCTATTCGTTAACGGGGCAAAAGGATGATCGTTATGATGCCAAAATGATCGCAATCTATGTTCTAAAAAACATCAACACCTCTCAGAATAAAAAAATTAGAAATGAAGAATCTTCCAGGTTGATGAAGCTAAACAGCAACCTAGATATTCTAAAGAAAGATCGTGCTCGGTTAGTGAATCGTTTAAAAAACAATCTACAATCATATTTCCCTTATTTTTCAAGGTGTTTTAGAGATATTACAAAACCAGTATTAAGTGCACTCAAGATCATCCAATCACCTGAGAAATTAGAGACTTTAACCCTGGAGGATTTTTTAAAGGAAACTAATGACATCCAATGGAGCGATAAAAGAAAAACTTCTCTGTTTGAAAAACTATGTAAAGAATCTCCGGATTATATTTCTCCCATACAAAATGAATGCATTCAATACACTGAATCGTTGATTGACCAAATCAATTTACTCGATACCCAAATAAAGAAAACAAAAAGCACGATCGATAAAAATTTTAAGAACTATGAAGGAAGCAATATCCTGAGTTCCATTCCAGCTGTTGGGACTACAATTGGAGGCGTCTTATTATCCGAGTTATCGAATGATACATTGGAATTTACTGACTATCGGGCATTTCAATCGTATGCAGGAACATCACCTGTCACAAAACAAAGCGGGAAAACTATGAGGAAAGTCACCATGCGGTATGCATGTAATAAAAATTTACGCCATGCTTTGTATTGGTTGGCATTCAATTCAATTACCAGAGTCGATTGGGCCCGTCAATTTTATGACAAGCAGAGATCAAAAGGCAAAAAGAATTCCATAGCTCTTCGCTCTCTATCTAACAAGTGGGCAAAAATAATCTTTTCTATGTGGAAACACCAAACCCCCTATTCACCAGATTTTTTTGAGACCAACCAAAAGAAGAAAAATCTCTTGACTGGTTTTGCATAGTAAGCCCTAACGCGGGGGGATAAATAGTTTGTTACTGTAGAAATTTCCTCATGAATAAATTTACTTTTTCTCTTAAAAACCTATTCCGCTTTTATTTCCAATGTATCCAATATAAATTTTTCGATTTTCTGGATCTGGGAAAAAATATAGCCTAACTTCATCCTTTCCTAT
The sequence above is drawn from the Leptospira sp. WS4.C2 genome and encodes:
- a CDS encoding IS110 family transposase, with protein sequence METIYIGIDWSRDFVDLAIINGDGNLLLGDKILITKDGFKKLDSIIDRFQNQFRIVAGIESCEHILAGYLRKKQIPLHEVNPRKLHRFKEIYSLTGQKDDRYDAKMIAIYVLKNINTSQNKKIRNEESSRLMKLNSNLDILKKDRARLVNRLKNNLQSYFPYFSRCFRDITKPVLSALKIIQSPEKLETLTLEDFLKETNDIQWSDKRKTSLFEKLCKESPDYISPIQNECIQYTESLIDQINLLDTQIKKTKSTIDKNFKNYEGSNILSSIPAVGTTIGGVLLSELSNDTLEFTDYRAFQSYAGTSPVTKQSGKTMRKVTMRYACNKNLRHALYWLAFNSITRVDWARQFYDKQRSKGKKNSIALRSLSNKWAKIIFSMWKHQTPYSPDFFETNQKKKNLLTGFA